One window of Streptomyces sp. SUK 48 genomic DNA carries:
- a CDS encoding TetR family transcriptional regulator — translation MTERRSRKDAARNREVVLAAADGLFTRCGSPEDVTMADVAAAAGVGKGTIFRAFGDRAGLLRALYEVRLEPVREAVETGPPPLGPAAAPGERVPALLDAVLCFKLDNRRLALALEEGGSGSPYRAEHYERWHGLLRAVLEQIPGLADGDFIAHALLAATRADLVEHLAGEERVPREKMRAQLADFAARLLASGPSEGVAARE, via the coding sequence ATGACGGAGCGCAGGTCCCGCAAGGACGCGGCCCGCAACCGGGAGGTCGTGCTCGCGGCCGCGGACGGCCTCTTCACCCGCTGCGGCAGTCCCGAGGACGTCACGATGGCCGATGTCGCGGCCGCGGCCGGGGTCGGCAAGGGCACGATCTTCCGGGCCTTCGGCGATCGCGCCGGGCTGCTCCGCGCGTTGTACGAGGTGCGGCTCGAACCGGTCAGGGAGGCCGTCGAGACCGGCCCGCCGCCCCTGGGGCCCGCGGCCGCACCGGGGGAGCGCGTACCCGCGCTGCTCGATGCCGTCCTGTGCTTCAAACTCGACAACCGGCGCCTCGCGCTGGCTCTGGAGGAAGGCGGGAGCGGCAGCCCGTACCGGGCGGAGCACTACGAACGGTGGCACGGCCTGCTCCGGGCCGTGCTGGAACAGATCCCCGGCCTGGCCGACGGCGACTTCATCGCCCATGCCCTGCTCGCCGCCACCCGGGCCGATCTGGTGGAGCACCTGGCCGGAGAGGAGCGGGTACCGAGGGAGAAGATGCGGGCGCAGCTGGCGGACTTCGCCGCCAGGCTGCTGGCCTCCGGGCCGTCAGAAGGCGTGGCCGCGCGGGAGTGA
- a CDS encoding TetR family transcriptional regulator translates to MKLTKERIVDAGMAVFAEAGYQNLSMRQVADRLDAHAGSLYYHVRGKEELLALLADRVCRRAHDAGTDALAALPSTATWQDRVEAQATTLRAEIKQHPGGAQLLAESPGMLSTGAFLLMERLLRTLLDGGLPAAHCGIAADTLLSHVTGFVLQEQNRPAAPPTVTAGQYADLRERFPLVMGDLIPRLSHGEKFVRSIRLLCTGFTALH, encoded by the coding sequence ATGAAGCTCACCAAGGAGCGCATCGTCGACGCGGGCATGGCCGTCTTCGCGGAGGCCGGCTACCAGAACCTGTCCATGCGCCAGGTCGCCGACCGCCTCGACGCCCACGCCGGCAGCCTCTACTACCACGTGCGCGGCAAGGAGGAACTGCTCGCTCTGCTGGCCGACCGGGTCTGCCGCCGCGCCCACGACGCGGGCACCGACGCCCTGGCCGCACTGCCGTCCACCGCCACCTGGCAGGACCGGGTCGAAGCCCAGGCCACCACCCTGCGCGCGGAGATCAAACAGCACCCCGGGGGCGCCCAACTCCTCGCCGAGAGCCCCGGCATGCTCAGCACCGGCGCGTTCCTGCTGATGGAACGCCTGCTGCGCACCCTGCTCGACGGCGGACTTCCCGCCGCCCACTGCGGCATCGCCGCCGACACCCTGCTCAGCCACGTCACCGGGTTCGTGCTCCAGGAACAGAACCGGCCGGCCGCCCCGCCGACCGTCACCGCCGGTCAGTACGCCGATCTGCGCGAGCGATTCCCGCTCGTCATGGGCGACTTGATCCCGCGACTCAGCCACGGCGAGAAGTTCGTCCGCAGCATCCGCCTGCTCTGCACGGGCTTCACGGCGCTTCACTAG
- a CDS encoding SpoIIE family protein phosphatase, with protein MTTADAGRSGDVPVTPRARILLAADETITEWSPEAERLLGHRSEDMVGRPLSSLLVRPEPAEGAGLPHAPPACDGCRVRLRGRSGPPVEVAWWMCPHRTAGGRAAWAVFLTPARDTCPCAFDRAILDALLTESPVGLHVLDTDLRLMRFNIASPGMRGVPAEGVVGRPAREVAPTLVTDTTERLLREVLGTGEPVIDFVQPGYPPADPHGEHTFSLSAFRLCGPGGEPLGVATLAIDITERHRYRARLELLNDASTRIGTTLDLARTAEELAETAVGRVADAVSVDVLDSVHRGEAPEPGPVPPETTFCRTAFRTIGAAGLQPAYAVGERASYRFPTPLTQCLADLRPRLIREVEDGEWLAHDPLRAERMRAGRVHSMMVVPLTARGVVLGMAGFYRSVTAAPFDDGDLTIAAELAAYTALGLDNARRYTREHTAALVLQNSLLPGRLPAQNAVEAAFSYLPGHAGGPWYDVIPLSGARTALVVGDVAGHGMRAVASMGRLRAAIHSLAALDLAPDEVLAHLGDLVLELAEEGYPALANDPLEVRPTTATCAYAVYDPVNRRLVTARAGHPAPLLVGPDGHVAPADAPCGPPLGVDGPSYETWETELPEGSLIALYTEGLVGGPQDGAQDARLRRVLVQRHPSVREACDAVIYAQLSGRTGENVVLLLARTRALHDDQLASWTFPSDPAIVATARTLAERQLASWGLSDLVFTTEMIVSELVTNAIRYAHGTIQVRLIRDRCLICEVTDGNSAAPHVRHPRTTDEGGRGLLLVARLSDRWGTRRTGGGKTIWTEQRLPASEAP; from the coding sequence ATGACCACGGCGGACGCGGGGCGGAGCGGCGACGTACCGGTGACCCCGCGGGCCAGGATTCTCCTGGCCGCCGACGAGACGATCACCGAGTGGAGCCCGGAGGCGGAGCGGCTGCTCGGCCACCGGTCCGAGGACATGGTGGGACGGCCCCTGTCGTCGCTCCTCGTCCGGCCGGAACCGGCCGAGGGGGCGGGTCTCCCCCACGCCCCGCCCGCTTGCGACGGCTGCCGGGTGCGCCTGCGCGGCCGGTCCGGGCCGCCCGTGGAGGTCGCATGGTGGATGTGCCCCCACCGGACCGCCGGGGGCCGGGCGGCATGGGCCGTCTTCCTCACCCCCGCGCGCGACACCTGCCCGTGCGCGTTCGACCGGGCGATCCTCGACGCGCTGCTGACCGAGTCACCGGTCGGACTGCACGTCCTCGACACCGACCTGCGCCTGATGCGGTTCAACATCGCCTCGCCCGGGATGCGCGGCGTTCCCGCCGAGGGCGTCGTCGGGAGACCGGCCCGTGAGGTCGCGCCGACCTTGGTGACCGACACCACCGAGCGCCTGCTGCGGGAGGTCCTGGGCACGGGCGAGCCCGTCATCGACTTCGTCCAGCCCGGGTACCCGCCCGCCGACCCCCACGGCGAACACACGTTCTCCCTGTCGGCCTTCCGGCTGTGCGGCCCCGGAGGAGAGCCCCTCGGCGTGGCGACGCTGGCCATCGACATCACCGAGCGCCACCGGTACCGGGCCCGCCTGGAACTCCTCAACGACGCCAGCACGCGCATCGGCACGACCCTCGATCTGGCGCGCACCGCGGAGGAACTGGCCGAGACCGCGGTGGGCCGTGTGGCCGACGCCGTCAGCGTGGACGTGCTCGACTCCGTCCACCGGGGCGAGGCACCCGAGCCCGGTCCGGTGCCCCCCGAGACGACCTTCTGCCGCACCGCGTTCCGCACCATCGGGGCCGCCGGACTTCAGCCCGCCTACGCCGTCGGTGAGCGGGCCTCGTACCGCTTTCCGACGCCGCTCACCCAGTGCCTGGCCGATCTGCGGCCCCGGCTGATCCGGGAGGTCGAGGACGGGGAATGGCTGGCGCACGATCCGCTGCGCGCCGAGCGTATGCGCGCCGGGCGGGTGCACTCGATGATGGTGGTGCCACTGACCGCCCGCGGGGTGGTGCTCGGCATGGCCGGTTTCTACCGTTCCGTGACCGCCGCGCCGTTCGACGACGGCGATCTGACCATCGCCGCGGAACTCGCCGCGTACACCGCCCTGGGCCTGGACAACGCCCGCCGCTACACCCGCGAGCACACCGCCGCGCTCGTCCTCCAGAACAGCCTGCTGCCCGGCCGGCTGCCCGCGCAGAACGCCGTCGAGGCGGCGTTCAGCTATCTGCCCGGGCACGCGGGCGGCCCGTGGTACGACGTCATCCCGCTGTCCGGCGCGCGGACCGCGCTGGTGGTCGGCGATGTGGCGGGGCACGGCATGCGCGCCGTGGCGAGCATGGGCCGGCTGCGCGCCGCGATCCACAGCCTGGCCGCCCTGGACCTGGCCCCCGACGAGGTCCTGGCGCACCTGGGCGACCTGGTGCTCGAACTCGCCGAGGAAGGCTACCCGGCCCTCGCCAACGACCCGCTGGAGGTCCGGCCCACCACCGCCACCTGCGCCTACGCGGTCTACGACCCGGTGAACCGGCGCCTGGTCACGGCCCGCGCCGGACATCCCGCGCCGCTGCTCGTCGGGCCCGACGGGCATGTGGCACCCGCCGACGCGCCGTGCGGTCCGCCGCTGGGCGTCGACGGACCGTCCTACGAGACATGGGAGACCGAGCTGCCGGAGGGGAGCCTGATCGCCCTCTACACCGAGGGGCTGGTCGGCGGGCCGCAGGACGGTGCGCAGGACGCGCGGCTGCGCCGCGTCCTGGTACAGCGGCACCCGAGCGTGCGGGAGGCGTGCGACGCGGTGATCTACGCGCAGCTGTCCGGACGGACCGGGGAGAACGTCGTACTCCTCCTCGCCCGGACCCGCGCCCTGCACGACGACCAGCTGGCCTCCTGGACCTTCCCCAGCGACCCGGCGATCGTGGCCACCGCGCGTACCCTGGCCGAACGGCAGCTCGCCAGCTGGGGGTTGTCCGATCTCGTGTTCACGACCGAGATGATCGTCAGCGAGCTGGTCACCAACGCCATCCGGTACGCGCACGGCACCATTCAGGTACGGCTGATCCGGGACCGCTGCCTGATCTGCGAGGTCACCGACGGCAACAGCGCGGCCCCGCATGTGCGCCACCCCCGGACCACCGACGAAGGCGGCCGGGGACTGCTCCTGGTGGCCCGGCTCAGCGACCGCTGGGGCACCCGCCGCACCGGCGGCGGCAAAACCATCTGGACCGAGCAGCGGCTGCCCGCTAGTGAAGCGCCGTGA
- a CDS encoding cytochrome P450, translating to MSTARQVPDILSPAFAADPYPAYRLMRDTAPLLWHEATRSYLVSRYEDVERVFKDKDGEFTTGNYDWQLEPVHGRTILQLGGREHAVRRALVAPAFRGAGLREKFLPVIERNSRELIDAFRHSGSADLVGDYATRFPVQVIADMLGLDRADHARFHRWYTSVIAFLGNLSGDPEVAAAGERTRAEFAAYMLPVIRDRRAHPGEDLLSTLCAAEVDGVRMSDEDIKAFCSLLLAAGGETTDKAVAGIFANLLRHPGQLAAVRADRGLIPRALAETLRYTPPVHMIMRQCATEVTLSGGTVPASATVTCLIGAANRDESRYRDPDRFDLFRDDLTTATAFSAAADHVAFALGRHFCVGALLARAEVETGVGQLLDAMPDIRLADGFEPVEEGVFTRGPRSLPVRFTPVSAV from the coding sequence ATGTCCACCGCGCGGCAGGTGCCCGACATCCTCTCGCCCGCGTTCGCCGCGGACCCCTATCCGGCGTACCGCCTGATGCGCGACACCGCTCCCCTGCTCTGGCACGAGGCGACACGGAGTTACCTCGTCTCGCGCTACGAGGACGTCGAGCGCGTCTTCAAGGACAAGGACGGGGAGTTCACCACCGGCAACTACGACTGGCAGCTCGAGCCCGTGCACGGCAGGACGATCCTCCAGCTCGGCGGCCGTGAGCACGCCGTGCGGCGAGCCCTCGTCGCCCCGGCCTTCCGCGGCGCCGGCCTCCGGGAGAAGTTCCTGCCCGTCATCGAGCGCAACTCCCGCGAACTGATCGACGCCTTCCGTCACTCCGGCTCCGCCGACCTGGTCGGCGACTACGCCACCCGCTTCCCGGTCCAGGTGATCGCCGACATGCTGGGCCTCGACAGGGCGGACCACGCGCGCTTCCACCGCTGGTACACGTCCGTCATCGCGTTCCTCGGCAACCTCTCGGGCGACCCGGAGGTGGCCGCGGCGGGCGAGCGGACCCGTGCCGAGTTCGCCGCGTACATGCTGCCGGTCATCCGGGACCGCCGCGCGCATCCGGGTGAGGATCTGCTGTCCACGCTGTGCGCCGCCGAGGTCGACGGGGTGCGGATGAGCGACGAGGACATCAAGGCGTTCTGCAGCCTGCTGCTCGCCGCCGGCGGCGAGACCACCGACAAGGCGGTGGCCGGCATCTTCGCGAACCTGCTGCGCCACCCCGGCCAGCTCGCCGCCGTCCGCGCGGACCGCGGCCTGATCCCGCGGGCCCTCGCCGAGACTCTGCGGTACACCCCGCCCGTGCACATGATCATGCGGCAGTGCGCGACCGAGGTGACGCTCAGCGGCGGCACCGTTCCCGCGAGCGCCACCGTCACCTGCCTGATCGGCGCCGCGAACCGCGACGAGAGCCGCTACCGCGACCCCGACCGCTTCGACCTCTTCCGCGACGACCTGACCACCGCGACCGCCTTCTCCGCCGCCGCCGACCACGTCGCCTTCGCGCTCGGCCGGCACTTCTGCGTCGGCGCGCTGCTCGCCCGGGCGGAGGTCGAGACCGGCGTCGGCCAACTGCTGGACGCCATGCCCGACATACGTCTCGCGGACGGGTTCGAGCCGGTCGAGGAAGGCGTCTTCACCCGCGGACCGCGTAGCCTGCCGGTGCGTTTCACGCCCGTATCCGCCGTCTGA